The genomic DNA TTCTTTTTCTTTTTCTACCGCAAGGCACGTGCTTACTCCTTTACATATTGGGACCCCGAAAGGGTTAATACAGTTAACTGAAAGTCCTCATATGGAGAACTTTATAGATTATGCAGAGACTCCCCACATAAGTCAAGGGTTTAGGGGAAAACCTCTCTCATTATTCCCCCTCTGTCCAGAGGGGAAAACCATTTAACCCCGTCAAGGGATTTGAAAAAAGTTATCTGCCTCTTGGCGTATCTCCGGGAATCCTGTTTTATTGTATCTTTGAGGTCTTCCAGGGTCATGCAGCCCCGGTTCATCATATGGAAAAACTCGCTGTAACCTATGCCCTTCATAGCCGGCAGATCTGCGGTTAAGCCCCGGGAGATCAATCTCCTGACTTCCCCGACCAGTCCCTGATTGAACATTATGTCGACCCTTCGATCGATACGGCTGTACAGTTCAGAGCGATCTCTTTCCAGTCCGATGATCCTGACACGGTAAGGCACCCGCTGTTCATGGGAGACTTCAAAAGCAGACAGGGGCTTTCCCGTTCCGCGGAAGACCTCAACAGCCCGGACGATGCGCGAACTGTCGTTCCGGTTCAGCCTTTTTGCTGTAGGAGGATCGCAGATCTGCAGTTCTTCATAAAGCGGACCGAGTCCTTTTTTATTGACAAGCCTGTTGAGTTCATCGCGTATGGAGGGATCAACAGAGGGAATCTCCGGCAATCCATAGAGAAAATTTTTAAAATAAAAAGCCGTTCCGCCCGAGAGAACGGGGATGCGATCCCTTGATAGGATTTCTGGGATCAGCCTGTCGGCCTCCCTGACGAAATCACCTGCTGTAAACTGTTCGTGAGGGTCTCTCACATCGATAAGATGGTGGGGAAGTTTTTCCAGATAAGCCCGGTCGGGCTTGGCACTTCCGATGTCCAGTCCCCTGTAGACCTGCATGGAATCGGCACTGATGACTTCTCCTCTGCCTTCAAAAAGCTGAAGCAGAAGATCGGTTTTGCCGACGGCAGTAGGTCCGAACAGGAGGACGGGAACATGATCAGCGCTTGAATTCGTATTTTACCTCTTCGGTAACAATTTCGCGGATAGCTTTGGAAATGGTTTTGCCCTCGGTTTCCTCTGCCTCGTTTCCGCCGGTAATAGCGATCTGCTCGGCGCGGTGAATTGCCGCGTTAGTCAGCTCGTACATGTTTTTATCTGTATTAACCAGTCTGTCCATGGGGATGACTCTGCTTTCGTCTGCCATTGTATTCCTCGTAAAAATGAATGCTGACTTACATTATATCCAATGTAACCCTTTAGAATCAACCAATCCTTGTTTCAGAACGGCCTTTTTCCTTCAGAACATTGATAACGGCAGCAGAGATTATCTCGGTTATCTCCTCGGGAGTCATCCGGTCCGTATTGATTATGAGGTCGGCGAATCCGTACTCGTTATTATCAATATCATAAAGTTTCAGATACCGGGCGTGGTCTCTGTTGTCCCGCTCTTCGGTCTCCATCATTCTATCCTGGAAGGAGCCCCCTTCCCGCTGATGTATTCTCGACGCCCGGACCTCGGGAGACGCGGTGAGAAAGACTTTCAGATCCGCTTCCTTCAGCATCCAGATAGCCAGCCGCGAACCCAGTATGGAATCGTCCTCCATAGCCAGCTTGACCTGCTTTTCATCGACATAGCGGTCCCAGCTCGTGTCCTTTTCCGCCATCCTGCAGAATTCATGAAAATCAATTCCCTTCTCCTGGGCTATATTGCGGAAGGTGTAATTGACCATTTTGAACTTGAAACGCTCCGAAAGCATGCGGGTCACCGTGGTATTCCCGCATCCGCTTCTTCCCGATATGGCAATTCTCACTCTATTTGATTTATTCGACATTGCGCAACTGCTCCCTTATCTTCTCCAGCGCATCTTTCATATGGACAACTGACTGGTGCACCTCCACTATAGGAGATTTGGATCCGATTGTGTTGATCTCCCTGTTCAGCTCCTGACAGAGAAAATCCAGTTTCTTGCCGGCGCCCGCTTCATCTCTCATGATTTCGGCAAACCGGGCGAGGTGACTCCGCATGCGGATTATCTCCTCGTTTATATCATATTTTACGAGATACATGGCCGTTTCCGCAAGTAAACGGGTTTCCTCAATCTCGTCTCCGGTGATTTCCCGGAATTTTCCGCTTAGCGTTTCGCGTATCTGCCTGTCAACTTCGGGAGCTTTGGACTCGACAAAGGAAAGATTCTCTTTCAAAACATCGATCTGATCGGCAATGTCCTTCTCCGTATTCTTCCCTTCCCTCACGCGATTGTCTTCAAAGTCCCGGAAAGCTTTAGAGAGCATGGGTTCCAGTTTTTCCCAGATGTTTGAAAGATCCCTTTTTTTATCGGTCTTGATAATTCCGTCCATTCCCAGAAGGTGAGAGAGTCCCGGCTTTTCTTCCAGGCCGGCGATGGATACCATCTGATTGAGAACGGACGTGTATTCCCTGACGACATTTTC from Spirochaeta isovalerica includes the following:
- the miaA gene encoding tRNA (adenosine(37)-N6)-dimethylallyltransferase MiaA; translation: MFGPTAVGKTDLLLQLFEGRGEVISADSMQVYRGLDIGSAKPDRAYLEKLPHHLIDVRDPHEQFTAGDFVREADRLIPEILSRDRIPVLSGGTAFYFKNFLYGLPEIPSVDPSIRDELNRLVNKKGLGPLYEELQICDPPTAKRLNRNDSSRIVRAVEVFRGTGKPLSAFEVSHEQRVPYRVRIIGLERDRSELYSRIDRRVDIMFNQGLVGEVRRLISRGLTADLPAMKGIGYSEFFHMMNRGCMTLEDLKDTIKQDSRRYAKRQITFFKSLDGVKWFSPLDRGGIMREVFP
- the rpoZ gene encoding DNA-directed RNA polymerase subunit omega, with protein sequence MADESRVIPMDRLVNTDKNMYELTNAAIHRAEQIAITGGNEAEETEGKTISKAIREIVTEEVKYEFKR
- the cmk gene encoding (d)CMP kinase — its product is MSNKSNRVRIAISGRSGCGNTTVTRMLSERFKFKMVNYTFRNIAQEKGIDFHEFCRMAEKDTSWDRYVDEKQVKLAMEDDSILGSRLAIWMLKEADLKVFLTASPEVRASRIHQREGGSFQDRMMETEERDNRDHARYLKLYDIDNNEYGFADLIINTDRMTPEEITEIISAAVINVLKEKGRSETRIG
- a CDS encoding YicC/YloC family endoribonuclease, whose protein sequence is MKSMTGFGFSEFQDEKTHISLDLKSYNNRYLDIITNIPSILNPLEPSIREWLSSRIGRGRVEVHIRYRELEEDMKVILDENVVREYTSVLNQMVSIAGLEEKPGLSHLLGMDGIIKTDKKRDLSNIWEKLEPMLSKAFRDFEDNRVREGKNTEKDIADQIDVLKENLSFVESKAPEVDRQIRETLSGKFREITGDEIEETRLLAETAMYLVKYDINEEIIRMRSHLARFAEIMRDEAGAGKKLDFLCQELNREINTIGSKSPIVEVHQSVVHMKDALEKIREQLRNVE